The Tubulanus polymorphus chromosome 1, tnTubPoly1.2, whole genome shotgun sequence genome contains a region encoding:
- the LOC141906549 gene encoding uncharacterized protein LOC141906549: MPRYCCVPRCKSRVGGVKFPTDKALKDKWIVAIKRLESDDKGSKLWQPSEGSIVCHHHFLPTDYKQTLTGSRKKLRNDVVPSIFSFTPSSENNHKTMERNERASRRRIKFDLESAANPYDIANEVVISSNDVSYSASPNRGGQDTEILNVDESVHELNMWPHRQEIDNFMPNGFRYSFPSTRVILDATETPIEKPSNVFSQSAAFSTYKHKNTLKTMIGITPREIVSYTSESYGGSASDRQIIERSKLCSQSTAFFKSDDSIMADRGIMVQDLLATKNIKVNTPTMLNGKSQLEPEEVVHDRRVASKRIHVERVIGLSKTFQILKKELPLGKVNMGSRIIFVSFMISNFRPTIVSNYA; the protein is encoded by the exons ATGCCTCGCTACTGTTGTGTTCCTCGTTGTAAATCACGAGTCGGCGGTGTCAAATTTCCAACAGACAAAGCATTGAAGGATAAGTGGATTGTAGCTATTAAAAGGCTAGAATCGGATGATAAGGGGAGTAAATTATGGCAACCGTCAGAAGGCTCAATCGTATGTCATCATCACTTTTTACCAACCGATTACAAGCAAACACTTACAG GATCGAGAAAAAAGCTGCGTAATGATGTCGTTCCGAGTATTTTTTCGTTTACACCATCGAGTGAAAACAATCACAAAACCATGGAAAGAAATGAAAGGGCTTCGCGTCGTAGGATAAAATTCGATTTGGAATCAGCAGCAAACCCATATGATATTGCCAATGAAGTCGTAATCAGTTCAAACGATGTTTCTTATTCCGCATCACCAAATCGTGGTGGCCAAGATACCGAAATATTAAATGTTGATGAAAGTGTACA TGAACTGAATATGTGGCCGCATAGGCAAGAGATAGACAATTTCATGCCAAATGGTTTTAGATATAGCTTTCCTTCTACTCGTGTTATACTCGATGCTACAGAAACACCAATTGAAAAACCATCTAATGTATTTTCCCAAAGTGCAGCATTTAGCACTTATAAACACAAAAATACCCTCAAAACCATGATAGGTATTACCCCAAGGGAGATTGTTAGTTATACGAGTGAAAGCTATGGAGGTTCAGCTAGTGACCGGCAAATAATCGAGCGATCAAAATTGTGTTCTCAATCGACAGCTTTCTTTAAATCTGATGATAGTATAATGGCTGATAGAGGCATCATGGTGCAGGATCTTCTTGCGACCAAAAATATAAAAGTCAACACCCCCACTATGTTAAATGGCAAAAGTCAGCTAGAACCAGAGGAAGTGGTCCATGATAGGAGAGTCGCCAGCAAACGCATTCACGTGGAACGGGTAATAGGTCTCTCGAAAACATTCCAGATACTGAAGAAAGAACTTCCTCTCGGAAAAGTAAATATGGGTTCACGAATCATTTTTGTGTCTTTTATGATTTCAAACTTTCGACCCACCATTGTCAGTAATTATGCATAA